TCTTCGTGGTGCAGAGAATaaactggggaagggaagggggtggaggagtCGCCCAGCCCCGGGACGGCTGGCGGCCCGCCTAGCTCCGAGGTAAAGAGACTTGGCGACCGAGAGGAGCCCGAGAGAAGACCTTCTCCGCCTCTACCCCACCCTCTGCAACTCCCCTACCTCGAGCAAGCCTAGAATCCCGCTGCGCGAGGCATTCCACGCCCCCCGGTTGGCCAGGCGGCCAACCCCTGACTTCGCGCAGGGGGTGTGGAAACCTCGTGCTATCACGCTAGCTCCCGCTACTCCAACAAATCAGCCGCCCCCTGCTCCCAAGAGACGCAAGCCAgggaagcatacacgcacacccACTTTTATTAGCCTTCCCTGGGACGTGTGTTTGTAAGTTTGTGCACAAGCCAGGGAGAGGCAAAGCGCCCCGTTTGTGTCCGAGTCTTAGTGAGTCCGCCGAGCCCTCGAGGAGCCCGCCCGTGGTTTGTGTAaccgcgtgtgtgtgtgtgcgagcgCGCGCTCGCATCCGTGCCCGCGGCGCACGCGAGCCAGAGAGCAGGCCGTGGGCGCTGTCAGGCCCGGGGCGGGGGGGCTGGGGCAAGCgtggggcgggggccggggctcGGCCCGCCCCGGGAGCCGGCCCCTCGGAGCCTCGGGCCCTGCAATGGGACGTGTTCTCCTTTAAGAGTTAAGAAACTTGAAACCTTGTTTGCGCAACAATCAGCGCCGCGGAGCCGCCAAAGTGTCTAGACTGGCATATGATGGGAGGCAGCCAATGACTCCGCGGCGCTCCTCCGGGGGCCCTCAGTGTGCGTTTGaggagaacaaaaaagagagagccGAGCGGGGGAGCGAGCGAGGGAGACGAGCCGAGAGAAAGAGCCGCCGGGCGCTGCCTTGCCAGACCTCGCCGGGACCACGGGGCCGCCGGGAGGCACTTTttgtggaggggggaggggggcgacCTCTGCAGCCGCAGCGTCCGGGGCGTCCGAGCGCAGCGTGGGGCGGGCTACGACCTCTGCCTCGGTGGATTGCATTTTTAATTAAGGATTCCCAGCAGCTCTTTGGGATTTTTACAGTTTCCACTCATGTGTTGACACCCGCGTTCTGGAGAAATTCGCTCCAAGTGCATCTAGCGCCTGGGACCTGAGACGGAGTTGGCTTTTCGTGCATGCAATTCCagggattttggttttgtttcgggtttctttttctttctttcctttttttctttttttctttctgcagggAGTAAGAAGGAAGCCGAGGGTATCAACAAGCCTGCCTTTCGGATCCTGCAGGAAAAGCCCATGTAGTGAAGTGCTTGGGTTTTaaaggcagggcttcccagaCACATTTGGGGGGTTCGGCGCGAGCGCTTTGTGCTCATGGACCAGCCGCGTTAACTTTTGAAGGCTCTCCGGCCCATGCGGGGTCTTGCTGGCGGCGCGCAGTCTGCAGTCCCTCTAAAGCGCCGGGGCTGGAGTTGCTGAGCTGCCCGGGCGCCGGGGTCCATGTAGTCGCGGGCCGAGCGCGGACTGCGGCTCGGCGTGCGCGCGTTCCCCGCCGTCCTGCCCTGGCGAGCTCCCTCATGTTGCAGCCCTGCGGCGCCCCTTCGACGACAGGCTGTGCGCGGTCTGCACGGCGCCCGGCGGCAGAGCTTCATGTGGGGCTGCGGCCCGCGCAGCCGGCGCCTCGCTGAGGAAACGGACCCCCGGTAACCGGAGAccgcctcccccccacccccggcgccAAAGGATATCGTATGTTCAGGTCCAAACGCTCGGGGCTGGTGCGGCGACTTTGGCGAAGTCGTGTGGTCCCCGACCGGGAGGaaggcagcggcggcggcggcgacgagGATGGGAGCGTGGGCAGCCGAGCTGAGCCGGCCCCGCGGGCACGAGAAGGCGGAGGCTGCGGCCGCCCCGAAGTCCGCCCGGTAGCCCTGAGGCGGCCCCGGGACGCGGTGGGACAGCGAGGCGCCCAGGGCGCTGGGAGGCGCCGGCGCGCAGGGGGCCCCCCGAGGCCCATGTTGGAGCCGGGGGCCGGCTCTGGGGGCTCCCCGCTGGACGTGGCGGAGCCGGGAGGCCGGGGCTGGCTGCCCGAAAGTGATTGCGAGACGGTGACCTGCTGTCTTTTCTCGGAGCGGGACGCCGCCGGCGCGCCCCGGGACGCCGGCGACCCCCTGGCCGGGGCGGCCCTGGAGACGACGGGCGGCGGGCGGAGTCGTGAAGCCCGCTCGCGGCTGCTGCTGCTCGAGCAGGAGCTCAAGACGGTCACGTACTCGCTGCTGAAGCGGCTCAAGGAGCGCTCGCTGGACACGCTGCTGGAGGCGGTGGAGTCCCGCGGCGGCGTGCCGGGCGGCTGCGTGCTGGTGCCGCGCGCCGACCTCCGCCTGGGCGGCCAGCCCGCGCCGCCGCAGCTGCTGCTCGGCCGCCTCTTCCGCTGGCCCGACCTGCAGCACGCCGTGGAGCTCAAGCCCCTGTGCGGCTGCCACAGcttcgccgccgccgccgacggCCCCACCGTGTGCTGCAACCCCTACCACTTCAGCCGGCTCTGCGGGCCAGGTGAGCGCGCCGCGCCCGGCGGGCCCTCGGGGTTCCCTTCCCGCCCCCTTCCGCGGCCTCCTGTCTCTCCTTGACACCtctggcgggcgggcgggcgggcggagcTGCGGGTGCTCCCCCGGGTGCCCCTGGAGCGTGGGAGCTCCCAGTGGAGGCGCCTCACGCTGGCAGGAAAGCCGGGGAGTGGGGATGTGGGCGCACACGGCAACTTCGTCTTAAGGCTCCGGCAAACTCAGAAGGGTGCGTGTTGGAGTTTTCTCTTCAGCTTCAGGGACCTGAGGCAGGCTCCGGCTTTCCAGACGGTGGAAGAGGAGCGCAGGTCTAGAAGAGGCCAAAGACTTGAGCGCCCCCCTCCTCCAAGCCTATTTACCCCCAGTCCGTGCCCGGGCCTGtagcatttgtgtgtgtatgcctaTACCTACGGTATATTATGCTTTGTCGTATCCAGGTAGATATATGTCGTGAAATTGGGTGTAGGCAATTCATGGCCAGAGTCCAAAGTGTTTGTAAACTGTCCTGCTTGTTCCTGTCTATACTTAGGAGCAAAGCTTTTGCGGGGTAACCCTTCTCAAGAGTGGAGACCACTCTCTTGCTCTCTTGCCTCTTGATTGTTGCCAGCATCCCTTGGGTGTCCAATGCCAGGACCTTCTGTCATCATGATTCTCAATCCTGTGCCCAGCTTTTCTAGAGAGCTGAGGGTCCTGGAAGTGTCTAGGTAGGGAAGGAAGCTGGATATTTTAGTACTTTTGAGAACTGCCCCCCTTCTTTGTCCTCTTCTTGGGATTTTTCTGCACACACCATCTACCCAGTCCTGCTTACCTGAGCAGGCCCTGGGTGCTGTAGCAGAGGTGAGGACAGAAGGAGACTCCAGGCAGGCCGGAAGCTTGCATCCTCACACACCCCCCCCAGCGCCCCCTTCCCTTGCACTGCAGGGATCACACATTTTTAGCCTGTAGCATCTTCTGGGTGTATGCATCTTAAGTGGCACTGGGGGTTCTGCAGGGATGGGACTCTCTGAGGGTTATAGACTGTTGGGCCTGGGCAGGCTCTGAGTTCCTGTGGCCTGGCTCCTCTGGAGAGAGGCAGCACCCAGCCTGGGGGCATTTAAGAGGGTCAGATCAcacaggtctcctgactcccagcgtggaaggggagggtggggctaGAAGCATGGATTGGTCCCAGGTGTCTTGTTGGTGTCTGGGGTGGTGGCTGGAGGGGAAGGACGGTGCCTCACTGGTGGTTCCTGAAGAGAGAGCACtgatgggggctggggtggggagaggcagcatTGATCTGGCTGCCCTGCGCCCCGCATGGTCAACTCCAGGCCTGATTCTCAGGGGCTTTGGGCAGTCGCTGGCCTGTGGCCCTCTGCGGGCTTTCTGTGCTCCTTGTTCTTCTTCTGACAGCTTTCCCTGGAAGtggctttctctcctcttccaccctggctcctccctgccTCTGAGGAGGAGGGCCCTGTTTGTGGTTGCCCTGTCCCTGGTCCCGTTTTCAGGGGGAGAGAATTGGTGGGGGCCCCTCTGCTCTTCTAGAAGGCCCCACTGGGCATTTCCTCTCTCACCACATCAGTCTGCTAGCgagtatttgttgagcacttactctgtgccaggcagcatGCTGGGTGCTGTAGTGGGGAGAGTGGAGATATGAGTAGGATCCATGCCCTCAAGAAACAGAATCTTCGGGTTGTGGCGGGGGGGAGAGTTGGGACAGAGATGGGGGAAGCAGGGCCAGGCCAGAGGGTCTGAACTCTCAGACCACTGTGGGGTGTGCATGTAACAGGAGCACCTCTAGGAGCCTCACAGCTCTAACCTGGAGCGGGGCCTTGGAGGATGGATGGGTAAGGGGAGGTGGGTGtcgagggggaggaggagagggcccGCTGGGAGTCAGGGTACCAGGCAGGCTCAGGTGtgagggtgggaaggggtggggtaAAGAAAACTGGAGACAGGCAGGACCCACCCTGCCCGTACTCCTTGGATAAGTCAGCTTGGGTCTTGGTTTGAGTTTGGTGGCCTTGAGCAGTTTTAAGTTGATGGGCAAACTGCAGTGGAATGGTTCTGACCCATAGACCTGGTCCTAGGCTCTGCCCGGCCGGTATCGACAACTTGACCTTCGAGGAGTAACCTCTCCTCTTAGTCTTTCTGTGGGTCGGTGCGGGCGGCTCTAGAAACGTTCTCCACCTCAAAATTCCAGACTAAGCATTGGCACGtgactcctctcctcctcccagaaGGAGGCGCTGTTGCAGGGACTGTGCCTGTTCTCCTGCTACTTCGTTTGCCGAAGCCCCGCCCCCCACACCGCGTTCAAGCCACCCCGGGGGCCGTTGGGAGGACTGGTGGTCTGGGAAGAGTTTCCGGTAGGCACCAGGCTGACCCTCTTGCTCCATCCCATGCCTGATGGCTTGGGCCGCCAGGACTGAGGACTAGGGGAGCCCTTTGCTGTCCACCCCACCGCCGCCTCCTGGCCGCCAGCCTGGCTCCCGGAGCTGGGCGGGTGCATAGCTGGAGCTCAGCCGTGCGCGTCCTGATAAGGAGACTGCTCCTTCCCGGGCTctgggggagagggctggggcaCTGGGGCAGGTACACCCATAGAGAGTACGCTGGAACACCCAGCGGGCCAACTGAGGGACACCCACCGGCCCCCCAGTGCCCCCCAGGCCCCCACCGGGATCCCTAGTGAGACGGCCCCTTTCTGGGCAGTGCGGCCCCCTGCTGCTCAGGGCAAACCCTGCTTCATCTTTCAACTTGCTTTGGGGCATTGGGGCCAATTCCCCTCTTTGggcctctttcctcatctgtaaagcgaGCGAGTGGTGAACAGAGTCTCTGAGGGTCTGCTGGGAGGATTCCAggtgacacagccctgccctctcccccatgCTTGTCTCAGAAAGTGGGGTCCTGtgtgcccagctctgccctgggctTCCCGCTCCCGTGGGAGTCAGGCCCTAGCTTTCCCTCCCTCTGGTGTATCTTTCTGTCCCTGGAAAAGCCAGTTCGCTGAGCTTGGTGCCTATGTGGACGGAAATGTGGAGAAATACTTTAATCACAGTTCTAACCTGTGTTTATAGAGCTCCTTTCTCCCGAAAGTATCCATTAACTTTGGAATAAATCTCCTGCTCTTTGcttcaccactttttttttttctgtaattatatTCAGTAAATTACTATTATCCAAATTGCGCCAGGGAAAGAGAGACGGAGCGAGAGAGAACTTCTAAACGACTGGAGGAGGCCGCCTAGGAAAACacagggttcccaggccaggACTATAGGAATTAGAATGGGCTagaaagttttccttttatttggccTGGCATTATCCCTTTGAAATGAGATCAATTTCAAGTTGGGCTTCcaagcccccgccccgcccctctgGCGGCCCCTCTGGCGGCCCCTCGGCCCTGCCCGCCCTGCTCCTCCGAGCTCCTCCTTGGAGGTGAGGAAGGGGTGATAATGTGCAGTGTGCCTCTTGCTGGCGCCAGCCTGCCGCGCTGTTTATCTGGCTGCCGGGGGAATCTGGGCAATTAGGCTCTGCCGGCCTTAAAGCACCAGGAGCTTCTCTTCTGTGTTTCCCACCCTGGGCCTTGGGGTTGAGCCTTCAGgtcctggggctggaggggaaaGGCACCCAGGAGGGCACCCCTTGGGAGGGTGAAAgctgggaggcccagggaggcgCGTGGACCTTTCCTAAGCAAGATGCTAGGCTGTACAGATCGGGGTGGAAGGTAATGTCTTCAACTGAAAGGTTACCAGGCAGTGGGAGAGGCTGTGAACTCTTCTGGCTTTAGAATTAGGGTCTAGATCCCGAAAGGCTAAGTACCCCCTGGGGGCTGACCAGAGCCTGAGCTGCATTGGGCTGAGCGCTAGCCTTCTGGTACACTCGGCCCCTGGCTGACTGCTCTCACTTCTGAAGGAAGTTGGAGGAGATTCCTGAAGTTGATGCCTGAGGCTGGCTGTCTGGGGGGGCTGGAGTTTctgatctctctctccctccctccctccctccctccctccctcctgcctatGATCATTTCTTTCTGAGAGGCCTGCAGGGCTCTAAGAGTTCTCCCCTTAAAGTTTAGAGAACGTAAGTTATTTAGAAATCAACACAACTTTTCTAAGTACTAAGCTTCTAAGACGGGAGTGTGGACAGAGGGCCTGGAGGCAGCCTACACTTTCTCTTCTGACCTTTTGTCCCACCTGAGTTCATGTCCTGGGGCTCCATCCTCCCAGATCTGTGGAGGGAGGGTGGATGTGTTGGAGTGAGGCCGAGGTGCCAGTTAAAGGTTCCTCAGTgttgttcatagcagcgttattcctgagagccaaaaggtggaaacagtcCGAATGTCCATTAGCTgacagatggataaacaaaatgtgtgatATAGTCACCcagtggaatatcattcagccataaacaagaatgaagtACGATAGAAGTGACAGCATGGAAGAGCCTGGAAaccagtatgctaagtgaaagaagccagacacaaaaggccttCTGTTGTAGGAATCCATTTGTGTGAaacatccagaataggcaaacccaCGAGGATCGTcagtagatttgtggttgcctgAGGTTTGGGAGTTGGGGGAATAGGGACTGACTGTGAATGGGGCAGggttccttttggggtgatgaaaatgttctgtaattaGTTGGTGGTATTGGTCTCACAACTCTGAATGTACtaagaaccactgaattgtatattttaaaagagtaggTCTTAGGGTATGTGAATGataactgttgttttttttaaaaagtaacttgcTGTTGGTCCTGAACTGGCCTCCCCCTTTGTTCGGCTGAAGAAGGATAACATCTCCTGCCTCCCTGTGTGGTCTTGGGTGGGCCCTTTACCTGCCTCCACCCCACTTGCCCCATCAGTTAAAATAAGAAACTGAGTTGGGGGGGATCTCTGACATTCTAAATCCCCGTGTCTTGGGGTGCAGTCTCTTTTTTACTTGCCTAGGGTGCTTCCAATCTCTGTGCAGGTCGTTTTGCTGGAACGAAGTGGGGTGTGGGTGCTGGTAAAGTCCCTCCTGAAAGCTTTGCGGTTCCTCACTGGCTGGTGTGTCTGATGTCCCAAGTCTGtagatttgctttctgtctcacTCATGCATTAGAGCCCCCAGCCCAGGTGTGGGCATGGGTGGTGGGTGTCACTCAAGGCCCAGACGGCTCCTGTGAGGGGGATCTTCATGAgcttcccgcccccccccgcccccccgcccttTACAGGTCCCAGGTAAGCAGCCCCAGGCAGAGATGCTGGGGTTGATTACAGTGGCTTGACTCCAGCTTCCACAGCCCATAGCTGCCAGGTTTCACTTTGGGGGACAGATCTGGGGGCAGATGTCCAGAGCTCCCTACTATGTATGGACTGGGCCTCAGCCAATTAGATGTTTGCAAGAGGAACCCGGACACAGGAGTTGCAGACCTTCTGATAAGTTAGTGGAGTAGTGGAAAGGACATGAGGCTGGGGGTCAGGATACCTGGCCTCTAGTTCTGCCTCTACACCAGCTCCCTGTCTGGCCCTCAAGGAGTCACTTCTACTCTTCAGGCCTCAGTCTTCTCCTCTGTACAGTGGGAGCACTGGCTTCAATTCTCTTTCCCTGTGGAGCGCTAGCCCTACCTGTATTTTGCCTCTTGTCCTGACAGTCTGGTCTCTAGCCCCTCCAAGACTGGTGGAGGCAAATAGCCCCCCTCCTTGAGTcttgtttgaggtctcctttggGTCACCCTTTTGGCCCCATAGGTCCTCTTTCTCCACACTTTCGTCCACCGATGCCCCCAACTTTACCATTATCCTTGTCACCATTGTCTTTGTCCACATCTGTTTACTGAACACTTTTCTGTGCATATGATGTACCAGACCCAGCTGGGATGAAGGGGTAGAAGATAGGGTGCCTCTTGACTGCCTGTCTCATTGGGTTGTAGAGCAGAGTCaggcctgggctcaaatcccagctccaccatgaTTGGCTGGGGAACAGTGGGCAggtcagtcttctcatctgtgaaatgggaatgataatggtcatcttattaatttttaagaaaggaggaaatgaaaataggCACCCAATGAGCATGATTAACCACTGTGTACCTAAggtccaaaagaataaaatacaatgaatgaaattgaaaGGTCCCagcacagagagagacacagggtacacattcagcaaatgtttgctTCGCCCCCAGTGGCTAATCCATGattcattttccttctccctaTAACTCCAGTCCACAAAAGACTCCCTGTTTCTAGACTGCAGCGCCTTCACTTTGTTGAAGTCATTTCTAGCTGGAAAAGCCGGGGTGGGGAAGAGGTGAAGCCGCCTGCTCCTGCGACTAATTGTGCCTTATTATAATCGTGAAAAACACTTATTACCCCTTGTGTCATTCCTGATACCTGCCTAATAATAGTTATTACCACTTTACTACCACTGAGAGTTTGTTTTAGTTTGCGATTTGATGGCCTTTCgtttcttttaaggaaaatgaaGGGTCATTTCATTCGTGCAAATTGTTACTTAGTTAAGCAAATTGTTACTTCCCAGAAAGCAAGAGGCCTGAGGAATTCTTCTGAAGACAAAGTATATGTTTTTAAGGACAAGTATTTTAGGCAAATGAAAGGAAAcccaaagaaaaataccatagacaATAAAGAATCGCAGAGGGTCTGATCTGGAAGGCCACGGAGATTGTGTGTACCGCCCCTTCTCTTTACAGAGGGGGAGACTGAGGCCAAGAGCTGGCAGTGACTGGTTTAAGGTCTCCCATCGGGGGAGCTGGATTTGGCTTCCTGGGTTCCAACCAGTCATGTCCTCCTCCTTGCCCTGAAGGTCATTTGCTCTAATGTAGTTTGTTTGAAAGGGAGCTCCTGTGTCTGTGTGGGCCTCTGCAGTCAGTCAGTTCTGACTAGAGTTGCCAAACttagcaaagaaaattacagaatgccctgttaagtttgaatttcaggtaaacaacacataatattttagtataagtatgtcccagaTATTGCAAGGGACATACTTATGCTAAAAGTTTATGCCATGTATATCCAAAATTCAACTTTAACCAAGCATCCTGTATTTTAACAGGCCACCTTAGCTTTGACTTTCCCTGTACCCCTGTTTCtctcattataataataatagttactgTTTGTGGAGGTAGTTTTCTTCAATACCAAGAGCTGTACTgagcattttacatacattatttccttTTGCCCTCCTGGCAAACCTGGGAGGTCGCTAtgattattgtctccattttagagctgaggaaacaggctcagagaggtgaggtaacttgcctgaggtcacacagccaaagGTGACAGAGCAGGGATTGAGCCCAGGTCTGTACCCCAAGTTTGTGGCTTTCCCTGTTGGCCAGTGCTGTTCCAGGGGACTGGGGCAGCAGAGGTGCTGGGTTCCTGGGAGCTGGGTTTATTATTTGAGGAAACCAATAATCAAAAGCATGTAGAACCCCCATGTGTGAACTCTCCCATCCCAGCAGTGACATGTTGTCTCCTGTCTTCCAgaatcaccaccacccccctacTCTCGGCTGTCTCCTCGCGACGAGTACAAGCCACTGGGTAAGTGTGTCCTCCTTCTGACCTTTGGGGAGGTGCCTCCTTCCCAGGCTCCCACAGGGCCCTGCCTCAGTGCTGAAGGGccagagaaggaggggagggagggatcacCAGCCTGGTTGCCTTTGAAATGGGATGGGTGAAGTTTTACAAACACAACCCCAGTTGGGCCAGAGCCGACCCAGCCTTTGCAGCGCCTTTGCAGCGCCTTTGCAGCGAGCTATTTACATCTTGAAATTCCTCGCTCAtcattaacctctctgtgacCTTTAACCATGGGCCTGTGGGAGACGAATGGGTTTCAGCTTCAACATCTTGTTGATGCTGGTGGgttgatgtttctgtttcttttcctctccttccctcccagcctTACGTGGTTCTCCTTTGGTGTGTGTTAATTAGCACTGTGACAGATAGGCTGAGCACGATCACTGTTGAGATGAGCTGTATGTTCCCCCCCCCTCTTTTAAGCCGAGAAGTTCACCTGGGCAGAAGCAACAGCTGGAACGTTTAGAAAGCAAGTGTCTTGGTACACCAAGCCCCTGGCATGGAGGGTACCCCTCAGTAGTAGTGTCATTGTTGGCAGGGCCCATTCAGAGGTGGAACGTGTTTTCTGTAAAGCCTTGGGGCTGAATGAGCAGCCCGTACGCTGGGGTAGATGCATGTGGTTTTAAAAGTAGAAACGGCTCATTTCCTGGCCCTCCTGGTTCCTCCAGTGGAGAATCCCAGTGGTGGGGTGAGTATGGCCTGAATAGTACCGGGAGAGTAACTTTGTGACCGTGGGACTACTGTGGGTAGCTGCCGTGGGACTCGAGCTTTAAATGTCAGATGGCGTGGCACTGATGCTGACACATTCCACCAGTGACCACAAaaagtgggttttgttttgtttttggtaaagGCCTCTTCCCGGTAGCGTGtgtcagcatcatctgggagGTCACTTCTAAGTGTCATAAACTCTGAGGCATCCAGTCCAGTTTTCCTTTCAGGCCGCCCTGTGGAGACAGGAGTGCCCACCGGGTCCCTTCAGGAGTTTGTCCTTCTCAGTCTAGGAGGACAGAGGCTGTCCCATGACGGTGTATGAGTCAGTGGCTTAACGATGGCAACTTCCTCATTGTTTTTCTTGAAGTATCGTCACACCGTGGATGGAGGAGCTTCATTTAGTTCTCCGGGGAACTGGAGCGATCATCTGGTGGGACCCTGTCACTTTGTAGACAAGGAATCAGGCCGAAGGTCAGGGAGAACCGCCCAGCTGATGAGCAGTGGGGCTGAGGCGGAAACCCAGAGCAGCCCCTGTTCAGCTCAGCGGTTCCCCATCCTTCCCTTCCAGGCCCGtctcagcatttttcttttttttttttcttttttgcggtacgcgggcctctcactgttgtggcctctcccgttgcggagcacaggctccggacgcgcaggctcagcggccatggctcacgggcccagccgctctgcggcatgcgggatcttcccggaccgggccacgaatccgtgtctcctgcatcggcaggcagactctcaaccactgcgccaccagggaagcccagcatttttTAAGTTAACATAATTGCACTAGTCGCTTAGAAGATCCCTCATTCTagtagaggaaaaggaaaaccCTCAAACATTCTTAGTAAATGTAGCACCTGAGCTTGAATGTCAAGGATCATTGCCCCAAGGAATCGTGGGTCAGCCGGTGATAAAGCCACAGAAATCAGGACTCCATCCAGCGGGGCAAAGTGACCATTTGGAAATCAGCAGGTGTCCCGGTTATTTTACAAATGGACAACTGCGACGGAGAAAGAGGAAGTGACACTTGCTGGTGGTCATACAGCTCAAGGGTCCAAAAACGACAGGCCACCATTTGTTTTTGTGTGGCTCTTGGGCTAAGAgtggtttttactttttaaaacggttaagaaaaaaaaaaaaaaaccaccaaaagcAGAAGCATGTCTTTTGTGacatgtgaaattcaaatttcagagtCCGTAACAAAGTTCTGCTGGAACCCAGCTGTATTGTCTGCGGCCGCTTCCGCAGGACAGGAGCAGAGGTGGATAGTTGCGATGGAGATTGTAGAgctcacaaagctgaaaatattcacTACGGGGCCCTTTGCAGGCAAAGCTGGTGACCCCTGATTTTGCTGAGTAAGAGCGGAAGTGGGACTCGAACCCGGGGCTCCGGCTTCCAGATGAGGTTCTTCCTTGGGGCTCGAGCAGTGACCAAGGTTGGAGTGTTCTTTTTCTACAGCAGCCTCGTAGGGCCTCACTAGAAGCACTAGACGTGAACGTTTGGAGAGTGCATGGCAGGGACTTATAGCTGCGAAGGATGGAAAACACCCATCGCCCCCACTCCT
The genomic region above belongs to Phocoena phocoena chromosome 2, mPhoPho1.1, whole genome shotgun sequence and contains:
- the SMAD6 gene encoding mothers against decapentaplegic homolog 6, with the translated sequence MFRSKRSGLVRRLWRSRVVPDREEGSGGGGDEDGSVGSRAEPAPRAREGGGCGRPEVRPVALRRPRDAVGQRGAQGAGRRRRAGGPPRPMLEPGAGSGGSPLDVAEPGGRGWLPESDCETVTCCLFSERDAAGAPRDAGDPLAGAALETTGGGRSREARSRLLLLEQELKTVTYSLLKRLKERSLDTLLEAVESRGGVPGGCVLVPRADLRLGGQPAPPQLLLGRLFRWPDLQHAVELKPLCGCHSFAAAADGPTVCCNPYHFSRLCGPESPPPPYSRLSPRDEYKPLDLSDSTLSYTETEATNSLITAPGEFSDASMSPDATKPSHWCSVAYWEHRTRVGRLYAVYDQAVSIFYDLPQGSGFCLGQLNLEQRSESVRRTRSKIGFGILLSKEPDGVWAYNRGEHPIFVNSPTLDAPGGRALVVRKVPPGYSIKVFDFERSGLLQHGPEPDAADGPYDPNSVRISFAKGWGPCYSRQFITSCPCWLEILLNNHR